The Mycolicibacterium hassiacum DSM 44199 genome includes a window with the following:
- the recD gene encoding exodeoxyribonuclease V subunit alpha, which yields MLESPEVHVAQRLCELGGESDETVALALAMTVRALRNGSVCVDLRELPAQVGVDGLPWPDPVAWPAAVAASPLASSPPVLRLDEGLLYLDRYWLEERQVCDDVLALVNTTPRHRSPQIDRLFPEGYEEQRAAAKVALRQGLTVLTGGPGTGKTTTVARLLALLADGTRRRIALAAPTGKAAARLQEAVQLEVAKLPAADQQALAGLQATTLHRLLGSRPDTSARFRHHRGNRLPHEVIVVDETSMVSLTMMARLLEAVRPDARLILVGDPDQLASVEAGAVLADLVDGLGAERIAELKTPHRFGASIGALAAAIRSGNADATIELLRAGDPHIEWLDTDDPADPLRDVVVRWAIDLRQAAVLGDHDRALAHLDEHRLLCAHRRGPFGVRHWNGQVQRWLAERTGEPIWADWYPGRPVLVRSNDYGLGLYNGDTGITVVRADGMRVVFAGGLEFATSRLADVETMFAMTIHKSQGSQARDVTVLLPPEDSRLLTRELFYTAVTRAKQRIRVVGPEASVRAAVQRRAVRASGLARRLQQLAT from the coding sequence ATGCTGGAGTCACCGGAAGTCCATGTGGCGCAGCGGCTCTGCGAGCTCGGCGGCGAGTCCGACGAGACGGTGGCGTTGGCGCTGGCCATGACGGTGCGCGCGCTGCGCAACGGGTCGGTGTGCGTGGACCTGCGGGAGCTGCCCGCACAGGTCGGCGTCGACGGGCTGCCGTGGCCGGACCCCGTTGCCTGGCCGGCGGCGGTGGCGGCCAGCCCGCTCGCCTCCTCGCCGCCGGTGCTGCGCCTCGACGAGGGGCTGCTGTACCTGGACCGGTACTGGCTCGAGGAACGGCAGGTCTGCGACGACGTGCTCGCGTTGGTCAACACCACCCCCCGACACCGGTCGCCGCAGATCGACCGGCTCTTCCCCGAGGGCTACGAGGAACAGCGGGCTGCCGCGAAAGTCGCTTTGCGCCAAGGGCTGACCGTGCTCACCGGCGGGCCGGGCACCGGCAAGACCACGACCGTGGCGCGGCTACTGGCGCTGCTGGCCGACGGCACCCGCCGCCGCATCGCGTTGGCCGCCCCCACCGGCAAGGCCGCCGCGCGGCTGCAGGAGGCGGTGCAGCTCGAGGTGGCCAAGCTGCCCGCCGCCGACCAGCAGGCGCTGGCGGGGCTGCAGGCCACCACCCTGCATCGGTTGTTGGGCAGCCGGCCGGACACCTCGGCCCGGTTCCGCCACCACCGCGGCAACCGGTTGCCGCACGAGGTGATCGTCGTCGACGAGACCTCGATGGTGTCGTTGACGATGATGGCGCGGCTGCTGGAGGCGGTGCGGCCCGATGCCCGGCTGATCCTGGTCGGCGATCCGGATCAGCTGGCCTCGGTGGAGGCGGGCGCGGTGCTGGCCGACCTGGTCGACGGGCTGGGAGCCGAACGCATCGCCGAGCTCAAGACGCCGCACCGGTTCGGCGCGTCGATCGGCGCCCTGGCCGCGGCGATCCGCTCGGGGAATGCCGACGCGACGATCGAATTGCTGCGTGCGGGTGATCCGCACATCGAATGGCTCGACACCGACGATCCGGCGGATCCGCTGCGAGATGTGGTGGTGCGGTGGGCGATCGACCTGCGGCAGGCCGCGGTGCTGGGCGACCACGACCGCGCGCTGGCCCATTTGGACGAGCACCGGTTGTTGTGCGCGCACCGGCGCGGCCCGTTCGGGGTGCGCCACTGGAACGGTCAGGTCCAGCGGTGGCTCGCCGAGCGGACCGGCGAGCCGATCTGGGCGGACTGGTATCCGGGCCGGCCGGTGTTGGTGCGCTCCAACGACTACGGCCTCGGGCTGTACAACGGCGACACCGGCATCACCGTGGTGCGCGCGGACGGGATGCGCGTGGTGTTCGCCGGCGGGCTGGAGTTCGCCACCAGCCGGCTCGCCGATGTGGAGACCATGTTCGCGATGACCATCCACAAGTCGCAGGGCAGCCAGGCCCGTGACGTCACGGTGCTGTTGCCGCCGGAGGATTCGCGGCTGTTGACCCGCGAGCTGTTCTACACCGCGGTGACCCGGGCGAAACAGCGGATCCGGGTGGTCGGCCCGGAGGCGTCGGTGCGCGCGGCGGTGCAGCGGCGCGCGGTGCGGGCGTCGGGCCTGGCGCGGCGCCTGCAGCAGCTCGCGACCTGA
- a CDS encoding PP2C family protein-serine/threonine phosphatase yields MGIAVTAFTDKGLVRAANEDALLVGGWTCQAEAGSLVQMRFGDDTPFVAAVADGMGGHVGGNLASRVALAAVAELAPGWETADDVAEGLQEANERVFQVGQNVELLGMGTTIAGICVLADEVVAFNVGDSRVYGISDGVLQQLSIDDAILDAQGRPTHTITQALGQRLPVEPHLSILPRHGAGYLLCSDGVSGMMPDERLAEAVRQTDPADAAATIIDAVRRAGAQDNFSFVLISVSAAASE; encoded by the coding sequence GTGGGCATAGCGGTGACGGCGTTCACCGACAAGGGGCTGGTGCGCGCCGCGAACGAGGACGCGCTGCTGGTCGGCGGCTGGACGTGCCAGGCGGAGGCCGGATCGCTGGTCCAGATGCGATTCGGCGACGACACGCCGTTCGTCGCCGCCGTCGCCGACGGTATGGGCGGGCATGTCGGCGGCAATTTGGCCAGCCGGGTCGCGCTGGCGGCGGTCGCCGAGCTCGCTCCGGGCTGGGAGACCGCCGACGACGTCGCCGAAGGGCTGCAGGAGGCCAACGAGCGGGTGTTCCAGGTCGGGCAGAACGTCGAACTGCTCGGGATGGGCACGACGATCGCCGGCATCTGTGTGCTCGCCGACGAGGTGGTCGCCTTCAACGTCGGTGACAGTCGGGTATACGGCATCAGCGACGGTGTCCTGCAACAGCTTTCGATCGACGACGCGATCCTCGACGCCCAGGGCAGGCCGACGCACACCATCACGCAGGCGCTCGGCCAGCGGCTGCCGGTGGAGCCGCACCTGTCGATCCTGCCCCGCCACGGGGCGGGTTATCTGCTGTGCTCCGACGGGGTGAGCGGGATGATGCCGGACGAGCGGTTGGCGGAGGCGGTGCGGCAGACCGACCCGGCCGACGCCGCGGCGACGATCATCGACGCGGTCCGCCGGGCCGGGGCCCAGGACAACTTCTCGTTCGTGCTGATCTCGGTTTCGGCCGCCGCGTCCGAGTGA
- a CDS encoding fumarylacetoacetate hydrolase family protein: protein MKFASFVGPAGVTAGIVRDGTVAPLRGGDAVDWTGQPIGLLAHIAAGADPVTTGVELPLESVELTAPIPAPRRNIICAGQNYADHVREFDQSGYANADRGIPEHPVVFTKATTTVIGPHDEIPLHADRTEALDYEGELAVIIGTGGTNIRAEDAMAHVWGYTIVNDVSARDLQHAHRQWFLGKSLDRSCPMGPVVVTADEFDWRDLLIETRVNGELRQHTKTTDLIFGVPELIAAISAGTTLLPGDIIATGTPSGVGVGFDPPRFLRAGDVIEITINGIGTLVNTVGAGS, encoded by the coding sequence GTGAAGTTCGCGTCGTTCGTCGGTCCCGCCGGTGTGACGGCGGGCATTGTGCGCGATGGCACGGTGGCCCCGCTGCGCGGCGGCGACGCCGTCGACTGGACCGGTCAGCCGATCGGCCTGCTCGCCCACATCGCCGCCGGAGCCGATCCCGTCACGACCGGCGTCGAACTGCCCCTCGAGTCGGTCGAACTCACCGCCCCGATCCCGGCGCCGAGACGCAACATCATCTGCGCCGGGCAGAACTACGCCGACCACGTGCGCGAGTTCGACCAGTCCGGTTACGCGAACGCCGACCGGGGGATTCCGGAACACCCGGTGGTGTTCACCAAGGCCACGACGACGGTCATCGGGCCGCACGACGAGATCCCCCTGCACGCCGACCGCACCGAGGCGCTGGACTACGAGGGCGAGCTCGCCGTCATCATCGGCACCGGCGGGACGAACATCCGCGCCGAGGACGCGATGGCGCACGTCTGGGGGTACACGATCGTCAACGACGTCTCGGCCCGCGACCTGCAGCACGCCCACCGCCAGTGGTTCCTCGGGAAGTCGCTGGACCGGTCGTGCCCGATGGGCCCGGTCGTCGTCACCGCCGACGAGTTCGACTGGCGGGACCTGCTCATCGAGACGCGGGTCAACGGCGAACTGCGCCAGCACACCAAGACGACCGACCTGATCTTCGGCGTCCCGGAACTCATCGCCGCGATCAGCGCCGGGACGACCCTGCTGCCCGGCGACATCATCGCCACCGGCACCCCCTCCGGCGTCGGGGTCGGATTCGACCCGCCGCGGTTCCTGCGCGCCGGCGACGTCATCGAGATCACCATCAACGGCATCGGCACGCTGGTCAACACCGTCGGCGCGGGCTCGTGA
- the recB gene encoding exodeoxyribonuclease V subunit beta has protein sequence MKPFDLLGPLPQPRSTIVLEASAGTGKTFALANLVTRYLAEGTATLDQMLLITFSRAATQELRDRVRRQIADAVAAFDDPATVGDNEVLAHLLRGDAEEVRARAERLRDALTAFDSATIATTHQFCQLVLRSLGVAGDTDSGVTLVESLDDLVTEIVDDLYLAHFGGEDDPPVSYRDARQLAREVVNQPATEIRPLDPPPDSRAAVCVRFAHEVRAELEIRKRRRGILGYDDLLTRLADALASDDSPARLRMQQRWPVVFVDEFQDTDPVQWTVLDRAFSGRSTLILIGDPKQAIYSFRGGDIVTYLSAAETAGTRMTLNTNWRSDGALVDRLQAVLRGAQLGDPRIVVHPIEAHHRGSRLSGAPRPDPFRLRVVRRETLGCNADRTIPIDELRRHIPADLAADVGALLTSGATFDGKPLTAGDIAVIVEQHKDARACYEALCEHGIPAVYHGDAGIFGSRAAEDWLCLLEAFDQPHRAGMVRAAAATVFFGETAESLAAGGDAVTDRVAGTLREWAGYARERGVAAVFEAARLAGMADRVLSCQGGERLLTDLAHVTQLLQETAHREHYTLPALRDWLRTQQEEGNRAGADQRYRRLDTDADAVQVMTVFAAKGLQFPVVYLPFAFNRYVRKQDLILYHEDQTRCLHVGGPGSPDYATVRRQGRAEDASDDSRLTYVALTRAQSQVVAWWAPSWDERNGGLSRLLRGRRPGDAAVPDQCVPETVPDEDAWEIFKQWEAAGGPVVEESVPAEVPALPQQPIPETLQARHFHRSIDTAWRRTSYSGLIRVRESAPVSSEPEVIELDDEAAEIPVTAEAVGADMPSPMADLPTGAKLGTLVHAVLEHADPFAADLAAELEAKIREHSRWWPVDIPPAELAAAMVPMHDTPLGPLADGLTLRRIGLRDRMREMEFEFPLAGGDLRTDAPDIRLADVGRLLTELLPADDVLAPYAERLTTPPLAGQPLRGYLTGSVDAVLRINGRYLVVDYKTNWLGDPSRPLTAADYARPRLVEAMLHSDYPLQALLYSVVLHRFLRWRLTDYHPEQHLGGVLYLFLRGMCGPDTPVVDGHPAGVFSWRPPAALITALSDLLDAGEAAA, from the coding sequence ATGAAACCGTTCGATCTGCTCGGCCCGCTGCCCCAGCCGCGCTCGACGATCGTGTTGGAGGCCAGCGCCGGCACCGGCAAGACGTTCGCGCTGGCGAATCTGGTGACCCGCTATCTGGCCGAGGGCACGGCCACGCTGGACCAGATGCTGTTGATCACCTTCAGCCGGGCGGCCACCCAGGAGTTGCGTGATCGGGTGCGCCGCCAGATCGCCGACGCGGTGGCCGCATTCGACGATCCGGCGACCGTCGGCGACAACGAGGTGCTGGCGCACCTGCTGCGCGGGGACGCCGAGGAGGTCCGCGCCCGGGCTGAGCGGCTGCGCGATGCGCTGACCGCGTTCGACTCGGCCACGATCGCGACCACCCACCAGTTCTGCCAGCTGGTGCTGCGCTCGCTGGGCGTGGCCGGTGACACCGACAGCGGGGTCACGCTGGTGGAGAGCCTCGACGATCTGGTGACCGAGATCGTCGACGATCTGTATCTGGCGCATTTCGGCGGCGAGGACGATCCGCCGGTCTCCTACCGGGATGCGCGCCAGCTCGCCAGGGAGGTGGTCAATCAGCCGGCAACCGAGATCCGTCCACTCGACCCGCCGCCGGACTCGCGGGCGGCCGTCTGTGTGCGGTTCGCCCATGAGGTGCGCGCCGAACTGGAGATCCGCAAGCGCCGCCGCGGCATTCTCGGCTACGACGACCTGCTGACTCGGCTCGCCGACGCGCTGGCATCCGACGATTCGCCGGCGCGGCTGCGCATGCAGCAGCGCTGGCCGGTGGTGTTCGTCGACGAGTTCCAGGACACCGACCCGGTGCAGTGGACGGTGCTGGACCGGGCGTTCTCCGGCCGCTCGACGCTGATTCTGATCGGCGATCCCAAGCAGGCGATCTACTCGTTCCGTGGTGGCGACATCGTCACCTATCTCAGCGCCGCCGAGACCGCGGGCACCCGGATGACGCTCAACACCAACTGGCGGTCCGACGGCGCGCTGGTCGACCGGCTGCAGGCGGTGCTGCGGGGTGCGCAGCTGGGCGACCCGCGCATCGTCGTGCACCCGATCGAGGCGCACCATCGCGGATCGCGCCTGTCCGGTGCACCGCGCCCGGACCCGTTCCGGCTGCGGGTGGTGCGCCGGGAAACGCTGGGGTGCAACGCGGACAGGACGATTCCGATCGACGAACTGCGCCGGCACATTCCGGCCGACCTGGCCGCCGACGTCGGCGCGCTGTTGACCAGCGGCGCGACCTTCGACGGCAAGCCGCTCACCGCCGGTGACATCGCGGTGATCGTCGAACAGCACAAGGATGCCCGCGCCTGCTACGAGGCCCTGTGCGAGCACGGCATCCCGGCGGTCTACCACGGCGACGCCGGCATCTTCGGGTCCCGGGCGGCCGAGGACTGGCTGTGTCTGCTCGAGGCGTTCGACCAACCGCACCGGGCCGGGATGGTGCGGGCGGCCGCGGCGACGGTGTTCTTCGGGGAGACCGCCGAATCGCTGGCCGCCGGTGGGGACGCGGTGACCGACCGGGTGGCCGGAACGCTGCGCGAGTGGGCAGGGTATGCCCGCGAGCGCGGGGTGGCGGCGGTGTTCGAGGCCGCCCGGCTGGCCGGGATGGCCGACCGGGTGCTGTCGTGCCAGGGCGGGGAGCGGCTGCTGACCGACCTCGCGCACGTGACGCAGCTGCTGCAGGAGACGGCGCACCGCGAGCACTACACGCTGCCGGCGTTGCGGGACTGGCTGCGCACCCAGCAGGAGGAGGGCAACCGGGCCGGTGCCGATCAGCGGTACCGGCGGCTGGACACCGACGCCGACGCGGTGCAGGTGATGACGGTGTTCGCCGCCAAGGGGCTGCAGTTCCCGGTGGTGTATCTGCCGTTCGCGTTCAATCGCTATGTCCGCAAACAGGATTTGATCCTCTACCACGAGGACCAGACCCGGTGTCTGCACGTCGGCGGGCCGGGCAGCCCCGACTACGCCACGGTGCGGCGGCAGGGCCGCGCCGAGGACGCCAGCGACGACAGCCGGCTGACCTACGTGGCGCTGACCCGGGCCCAGTCGCAGGTGGTGGCCTGGTGGGCACCGTCGTGGGACGAGCGCAACGGTGGGTTGTCGCGGCTGCTGCGGGGCCGCCGGCCGGGCGATGCCGCGGTTCCGGATCAATGCGTGCCGGAGACCGTCCCCGACGAGGACGCCTGGGAGATCTTCAAACAGTGGGAGGCCGCCGGCGGGCCGGTGGTCGAGGAGTCGGTGCCGGCGGAGGTGCCTGCGCTGCCGCAGCAGCCGATCCCGGAGACCCTGCAGGCGCGCCACTTCCACCGCAGCATCGACACCGCGTGGCGGCGCACGTCGTACTCGGGCCTGATCCGGGTCCGGGAGTCGGCACCGGTCAGCAGCGAACCGGAGGTGATCGAGCTCGACGACGAGGCCGCCGAGATCCCGGTGACCGCCGAGGCGGTCGGCGCCGACATGCCGTCGCCGATGGCCGACCTGCCGACCGGCGCCAAGCTCGGCACCCTGGTGCACGCCGTGCTCGAGCACGCCGACCCGTTCGCCGCCGACCTCGCAGCCGAGCTGGAGGCGAAGATCCGCGAACACTCCCGCTGGTGGCCGGTCGACATTCCGCCCGCCGAGCTGGCCGCGGCGATGGTGCCGATGCACGACACCCCGCTGGGCCCGCTGGCCGACGGGTTGACGCTGCGCCGGATCGGGTTGCGCGACCGGATGCGGGAGATGGAGTTCGAATTCCCCTTGGCGGGAGGGGATCTGCGTACCGACGCGCCGGACATCCGATTGGCCGACGTCGGCCGGCTGCTGACCGAGCTGCTGCCCGCCGACGACGTGCTGGCGCCGTACGCCGAGCGCCTCACCACCCCGCCGCTGGCCGGCCAGCCGCTGCGGGGCTACCTGACCGGGTCGGTCGACGCGGTGCTGCGCATCAACGGCCGCTACCTGGTGGTGGACTACAAGACCAACTGGCTCGGCGACCCGTCCCGGCCGCTCACCGCGGCCGACTACGCCCGGCCCCGGCTGGTAGAGGCCATGCTGCACTCCGACTACCCGCTGCAGGCGCTGCTGTACAGCGTTGTGCTGCACCGCTTCCTGCGCTGGCGGCTGACGGACTACCACCCCGAGCAGCACCTCGGCGGGGTGCTGTACCTGTTCCTGCGCGGCATGTGCGGGCCGGACACCCCGGTTGTCGACGGGCATCCCGCCGGGGTGTTCAGCTGGCGCCCGCCGGCGGCGCTGATCACCGCACTGTCGGATCTGCTCGACGCCGGTGAGGCCGCGGCATGA
- a CDS encoding HD domain-containing protein, translating into MSEHTSTPTLGGQFAKALVYAEVLHHNQVRKGGGAPYIGHLLNVAGLVINDGGTEAQAIAALLHDTVEDTTATVEDIRANFGDDVARMVAECSDTDVRPKPPWRQRKEAHIAHLNTAGADTLLVSVADKLDNARSLLRDYREIGPPLWQRFTVTDPAEHLWYFAELLALYRRRGLTSWMVDELERVVGELKRLIDGQERVVLV; encoded by the coding sequence ATGAGCGAGCACACGTCGACACCGACGTTGGGTGGGCAGTTCGCCAAGGCGCTGGTCTACGCCGAGGTGTTGCACCACAACCAGGTCCGCAAGGGCGGCGGCGCGCCCTACATCGGCCACCTGCTCAACGTCGCCGGGCTGGTGATCAACGACGGCGGCACCGAGGCCCAGGCCATCGCGGCGCTGCTGCACGACACCGTCGAGGACACCACCGCGACCGTCGAGGACATCCGCGCCAACTTCGGCGACGACGTCGCCCGCATGGTCGCCGAGTGCAGCGACACCGACGTCCGCCCGAAACCGCCGTGGCGGCAACGCAAAGAGGCGCACATCGCCCACCTGAACACGGCCGGCGCGGACACCCTGCTGGTGTCGGTCGCCGACAAACTCGACAACGCCCGCAGCCTGCTGCGCGACTACCGCGAGATCGGGCCGCCGCTGTGGCAGCGGTTCACCGTCACCGACCCCGCCGAACACCTGTGGTACTTCGCCGAGCTGCTCGCGCTCTACCGTCGCCGGGGGCTGACCAGCTGGATGGTCGACGAACTCGAACGCGTCGTCGGCGAGCTCAAACGGCTCATCGACGGGCAGGAACGCGTCGTGCTCGTCTGA
- the recC gene encoding exodeoxyribonuclease V subunit gamma, producing MALHIHRAERTDLLADGLGALLSEPLDDPFAEELVIVPAKGIERWLSQRLSLILGRGNRADGVCAGIEFRSPGSLIAELTGTADDDPWSPDAMVWPLLEVIDASCDEPWCATLATHLGHFTDGEERELRAGRRYAVARRLAGLFASYARQRPQLLIDWENGRATDGAGGKLDPDLAWQPHLWRALLAVVDADPPHVRHAKTVARLQESPTDLPQRVSLFGYTRLPATDIELLEALATHHDLHLWLPHPSDDLWRALRDVKHPTPRRDDTSHRLVGHPLLATLGRDLRELQRSLPAAPATDEFLGTRDHPDTLLGWLQSDIAANAVRPAGRRLREGDRSVQVHSCHGPARQIEVLREVLLGLLADDPTPQPRDILVMCPDIETYAPLIVAAFGLGDLMPDLHPAHQLRVRLADRSLVQTNPLLGVASALLELAGGRATASEVLDLAHAAPVRARFGFTDDNLADITRWVRQANIRWGFDADHRTPYGIEFVQNTWEFGIDRVLAGVAMSDDSHAWLDRTLPLDDVGSDRIELAGQLAEYITRLRDVVAALTGAQPLRDWLRALEDGILALTEVGDDDAWQISQLQREFADVLATAGDRAGTELRLSDVKALLQRHLAGRPTRANFRTGTLTVCTMVPMRSVPHRVVCLVGLDDGVFPRHGVVDGDDVLARDPMTGERDIRSEDRQLLLDAIGAATEKLVVTYTGANEYSGLERPPAVPLAELLDALDATTEAPVRDRVVTRHPLQPFDIRNVVPGELGMPPDRSFSFDPAACTAARARSGERTAPPPFVSGPLPAPPADDVVLADLVAFFRDPVRGFFRALDFTLPWEVDGIEDAMPVDLDALQEWTVGDRMLQDMLRGMEPKQACQAEWRRGTLPPGKLGWRRARDICARSQALADTANRFRDADPSAIDVYIDLGGGRRLTGTVAPVFGRRLVSVTYSKLDGRHGLQAWIPLLALCAHDPDGDWTAVCIGRNKSGDRPRVDTLIGPPDAAAELLAGLVAMYDEGRRIPLPLPPKTSYAWAEARHRGRDPVAPAMKRWKSTDFYEGEDVDKANQRAFGERAPLSALIDRGLDGYAGRLWLPMLEAVQR from the coding sequence ATGGCGCTTCACATCCACCGGGCGGAACGCACCGATCTGCTGGCCGACGGCCTCGGTGCGCTGCTGTCCGAACCGCTCGACGACCCGTTCGCCGAAGAACTGGTCATCGTTCCGGCGAAGGGGATCGAACGCTGGCTCAGCCAACGGCTGTCGCTGATCCTCGGCCGCGGAAACCGGGCCGACGGCGTGTGCGCCGGGATCGAGTTCCGCTCCCCCGGCTCGCTGATCGCCGAGCTCACCGGCACCGCCGACGACGATCCGTGGTCGCCGGACGCGATGGTATGGCCGCTGCTGGAGGTCATCGACGCCAGCTGCGACGAACCGTGGTGCGCGACGCTGGCGACCCATCTCGGGCATTTCACCGACGGTGAGGAACGCGAGCTGCGCGCCGGCCGGCGCTACGCGGTGGCACGCCGACTGGCCGGGTTGTTCGCGTCCTACGCCCGCCAGCGCCCGCAGCTGCTCATCGACTGGGAGAACGGTCGGGCCACCGACGGCGCCGGCGGTAAGCTCGATCCGGACCTGGCCTGGCAGCCGCACCTGTGGCGGGCGCTGCTGGCCGTCGTCGACGCCGACCCGCCGCATGTGCGCCACGCGAAAACCGTTGCCCGGCTTCAGGAGTCGCCGACCGACCTGCCGCAGCGCGTCTCGCTGTTCGGCTACACCCGGTTACCGGCCACCGACATCGAACTGCTCGAGGCGCTCGCCACCCACCACGACCTGCACCTGTGGCTGCCGCACCCCAGCGACGACCTGTGGCGCGCCCTGCGCGACGTCAAGCACCCCACACCCCGCCGTGACGACACCAGCCACCGCCTCGTCGGGCACCCGCTGCTGGCCACGCTGGGGCGCGATCTGCGCGAACTGCAGCGCAGCCTGCCCGCCGCGCCGGCGACCGACGAGTTCCTCGGCACCCGCGACCATCCGGACACCCTGCTCGGCTGGCTGCAGTCCGACATCGCCGCCAACGCGGTGCGCCCGGCGGGCCGCCGGCTGCGCGAGGGCGACCGGTCGGTGCAGGTGCACAGCTGCCACGGCCCGGCCCGCCAGATCGAGGTGCTGCGCGAGGTGCTGCTCGGGCTGCTCGCCGACGACCCGACGCCTCAGCCCCGCGACATCCTGGTGATGTGCCCGGACATCGAGACCTACGCCCCGCTGATCGTCGCCGCGTTCGGGCTCGGTGACCTGATGCCGGACCTGCACCCCGCGCACCAGCTGCGGGTCCGGCTCGCCGACCGCTCGCTGGTGCAGACCAACCCGCTGCTCGGGGTGGCGTCGGCGCTGTTGGAGCTGGCCGGCGGGCGCGCCACCGCCAGCGAGGTGCTCGACCTCGCGCACGCCGCGCCGGTGCGGGCCCGGTTCGGCTTCACCGACGACAACCTCGCCGACATCACCCGCTGGGTGCGCCAGGCCAACATCCGGTGGGGTTTCGACGCCGACCACCGCACCCCGTACGGCATCGAGTTCGTCCAGAACACCTGGGAATTCGGGATCGACCGGGTGCTGGCCGGGGTGGCGATGTCCGACGACTCGCACGCCTGGCTGGACAGGACGCTGCCGCTGGACGACGTCGGCAGCGACCGCATCGAGTTGGCCGGCCAGCTCGCCGAGTACATCACCCGGCTGCGCGACGTGGTGGCCGCACTGACGGGCGCCCAGCCGCTGCGGGACTGGCTGCGAGCGCTCGAGGACGGCATCCTCGCCCTCACCGAGGTCGGCGACGACGACGCGTGGCAGATCAGCCAGCTGCAGCGCGAGTTCGCCGACGTGCTGGCCACCGCGGGCGACCGCGCCGGCACCGAGCTGCGGCTGTCCGACGTCAAGGCGCTGCTGCAGCGTCACCTCGCCGGCCGCCCCACCCGCGCGAACTTCCGCACCGGCACGCTGACCGTGTGCACGATGGTGCCGATGCGTTCGGTGCCGCACCGGGTGGTGTGCCTGGTCGGCCTCGACGACGGTGTCTTCCCCCGCCACGGTGTGGTCGACGGCGACGACGTGCTGGCCCGCGATCCGATGACCGGGGAGCGCGACATCCGCTCCGAGGACCGCCAGCTGCTGCTCGACGCGATCGGCGCCGCCACCGAGAAGCTCGTCGTCACCTACACCGGCGCCAACGAGTACTCCGGGCTGGAGCGCCCGCCCGCGGTGCCGCTGGCCGAACTGCTCGACGCGCTCGACGCGACCACCGAGGCTCCGGTGCGCGACCGCGTCGTCACCAGACATCCGTTGCAGCCGTTCGATATCCGCAACGTGGTGCCGGGTGAGCTGGGCATGCCGCCGGATCGGTCGTTCAGCTTCGACCCGGCCGCCTGCACGGCCGCGCGGGCCCGCAGCGGTGAGCGCACCGCCCCGCCGCCGTTCGTCTCCGGGCCGCTGCCCGCACCGCCCGCCGACGACGTGGTCCTCGCCGACCTGGTGGCGTTCTTCCGGGATCCGGTGCGGGGGTTCTTCCGGGCGCTGGACTTCACGCTGCCGTGGGAGGTCGACGGGATCGAGGACGCCATGCCGGTCGATCTCGACGCGCTGCAGGAGTGGACGGTCGGCGACCGCATGCTGCAGGACATGCTGCGCGGTATGGAGCCCAAGCAGGCGTGTCAGGCCGAATGGCGCCGCGGCACCCTGCCGCCGGGCAAGCTCGGCTGGCGCCGCGCCCGCGACATCTGCGCCCGATCGCAGGCGCTGGCCGACACCGCGAACCGGTTCCGGGACGCCGACCCGAGCGCGATCGACGTGTACATCGATCTGGGCGGCGGCCGGCGGCTGACCGGCACGGTGGCACCGGTGTTCGGCAGGCGGCTGGTCTCGGTGACCTACTCCAAGCTCGACGGCCGGCACGGCCTGCAGGCCTGGATTCCGTTGCTGGCGTTGTGCGCCCATGACCCGGACGGCGACTGGACGGCGGTCTGCATCGGCCGCAACAAGTCCGGCGACCGGCCGCGGGTGGACACCCTCATCGGCCCGCCCGACGCCGCGGCGGAACTGCTGGCCGGGCTGGTGGCGATGTACGACGAAGGCCGCCGCATCCCGCTTCCGTTGCCGCCCAAGACTTCCTATGCCTGGGCTGAGGCCCGCCACCGCGGCCGCGACCCGGTGGCGCCGGCGATGAAGCGCTGGAAGTCGACGGACTTCTACGAGGGTGAGGACGTCGACAAGGCCAACCAGCGCGCGTTCGGCGAGCGTGCCCCCCTGAGCGCGCTCATCGACCGCGGGCTCGACGGGTACGCCGGCCGATTGTGGCTGCCGATGCTGGAGGCGGTGCAGCGATGA